CTCCCGGTCTACGCGAGCGCCTTCACTCCGCCATCATGGCCAAGTGTCTTGCCGTAAAAAAATAATTCTCGCTGCGGCGTAAGAAGCCACCGGGATCAAATGCGCCCAGCCGCCCTAAGAGCACCAATCTCCACATCCGTGAACACCCTCGACCGGATCAGAAACCGTACCCCTTCCCCGTTCTCCAGCGAAAACATCCCACCGCGTCCCGGCACCACATCTAATATGAGCTGCGTGTGCTTCCAGTATTCGAACTGGCTCCCGCTCATATAAAACGGAGTCTCCCCCAGCGTCGCCAGCAGCACATCCCCGTCGCCAACTAAAAACTCTCCACGCGGATAGCACATGGGGGAGCTGCCGTCACAGCAACCTCCCGACTGATGGAACATCAGCTCCCCATGTTTGTTCGACAACCTGCCCATCAACTCGTCAGCGGCAGGCGTCGTCACAACCTGTTCCGGTAAATCGTTCATCTCTACCCCATGTCCTCTAAAAAAATCCCATCGCATTCGGGCTATAGCTCACCAGCTGATTCTTCGTCTGCTGATAGTGTTCGAGCATCATCTTGTGATTCTCTCGTCCCACACCCGACTGCTTATACCCTCCAAACGCAGCATGAGCCGGATACAAGTGATAGCAGTTCGTCCACACCCGTCCCGCCTCAATAGCCCTGCCGAAGTGATACGCCCGGTTCATGTCTCTTGTCCAAACGCCCGCGCCTAGACCATAGAGGGTGTCATTCGCCAGCGCCAGTGCCTCGTCTTCATCATGGAAGGTCGTCACCG
The Edaphobacter lichenicola genome window above contains:
- a CDS encoding DUF779 domain-containing protein, which produces MNDLPEQVVTTPAADELMGRLSNKHGELMFHQSGGCCDGSSPMCYPRGEFLVGDGDVLLATLGETPFYMSGSQFEYWKHTQLILDVVPGRGGMFSLENGEGVRFLIRSRVFTDVEIGALRAAGRI